One Aquificaceae bacterium genomic region harbors:
- the ftsZ gene encoding cell division protein FtsZ translates to MEPLNPTRIKVFGVGGGGSNAVNRMYLDGIEGVDLFVINTDVQHLASLAVPNKIQIGEKVTKGLGAGAKPEIGEQAALEDADKIREILRNTDMLFIAACLGGGTGTGAAPVIAEIAKDMGILTVAVVTKPFNFEGPKRMQVANEGLEKLKDVVDTYIVVNNQKLVEMADRNFSVRDAFKMVDDVLSKAVIGITSIVVTPALINVDFADVKTVMEKGGLALIGMGEGKGDGRRNYAVEHAISCPLLERNSIHGARRLLVTLWVSEDVPFREVEETINKIRESAHEDALIIFGAVLENSEENFMRVAVVATDFEDAQSLGQFKVVKKPELKEPIKKAVPETTIELVQPEIEEIPAYLRRKKKI, encoded by the coding sequence ATGGAACCTCTAAATCCTACGAGAATAAAGGTCTTTGGAGTTGGTGGTGGTGGCTCCAATGCAGTAAATAGGATGTATCTTGATGGTATAGAAGGGGTAGACCTTTTTGTGATAAATACTGATGTCCAGCATCTTGCTTCTCTTGCGGTTCCCAACAAAATACAGATAGGTGAAAAAGTTACGAAGGGTCTGGGTGCAGGTGCAAAGCCAGAGATAGGAGAGCAGGCGGCACTTGAAGATGCGGATAAGATAAGGGAGATTCTAAGAAATACGGATATGCTCTTTATAGCTGCATGCTTAGGTGGGGGAACTGGAACTGGTGCTGCGCCTGTAATAGCGGAAATAGCCAAAGATATGGGTATACTCACTGTGGCTGTGGTAACAAAACCTTTTAACTTTGAAGGACCTAAGAGGATGCAGGTAGCCAATGAAGGATTGGAAAAGCTCAAGGATGTGGTGGATACCTATATAGTGGTAAACAATCAAAAGTTGGTGGAAATGGCGGATAGAAACTTCAGCGTGAGGGATGCCTTCAAAATGGTGGATGATGTGCTTTCTAAAGCAGTTATAGGGATAACAAGCATAGTGGTTACTCCTGCTCTTATAAATGTGGACTTTGCGGATGTGAAAACGGTTATGGAAAAGGGCGGTCTGGCTCTTATAGGTATGGGTGAGGGTAAAGGGGATGGAAGAAGAAACTATGCGGTAGAACACGCCATAAGCTGTCCTCTTCTTGAAAGAAACAGCATACACGGAGCGAGGAGACTTCTTGTAACCCTTTGGGTAAGCGAGGATGTACCTTTTAGAGAGGTTGAGGAAACCATAAACAAGATAAGGGAGTCCGCTCATGAAGACGCCCTAATAATCTTTGGTGCTGTGCTTGAAAACAGTGAAGAAAACTTCATGAGGGTGGCCGTGGTTGCCACAGATTTTGAGGACGCTCAAAGCCTTGGGCAGTTCAAAGTAGTTAAAAAACCTGAGCTTAAAGAACCTATAAAGAAAGCAGTCCCAGAAACCACAATAGAACTTGTCCAGCCAGAAATTGAAGAAATACCAGCCTACCTTAGGAGGAAGAAGAAAATATAA
- the ftsA gene encoding cell division protein FtsA, translating into MSLITALDIGTSKVVALVGQVDDYGDVHIIGIGESPSRGVDRGYITRLDLAVNSILSAIKEAQEMVGEKLSTVVLGISGPTLKSQNEKDTLSIAPQPVEIDYTHIERLIERAIMRSREEGYEIISAIPRRFVLDEQEGIIDPVGLLGSKISAEVHVVKIGASLLRNTEKVVVNTGMEIVERFISPLASAEAVLNYEEKEEGVLMMDMGAGLTNFVVFSEGSILITGCIPMGGINITKDIAHFMKINIEQAEKIKIENGYALADAVNDTERIKIKPRGEEKEVTVSRKQLAEVIQIRLEEIMERVVDYLHAQGVNLSSLYAGVVITGGSAKLAGIREFLERYFDLPARIGYPTGVVGLKEKMQDPAYATAVGLVKLVHKELTFEKKRLFQKEKEKITENRSKFSSFVAKLKAFLRDIM; encoded by the coding sequence ATGAGCCTAATAACAGCTCTTGACATAGGAACAAGCAAGGTAGTAGCTCTTGTAGGACAGGTGGATGACTACGGAGACGTTCATATAATTGGCATAGGAGAGAGCCCTTCAAGAGGTGTAGACAGAGGGTATATTACGAGGCTTGACCTTGCTGTAAATTCTATCCTTAGTGCTATTAAAGAAGCCCAAGAAATGGTTGGAGAAAAACTTTCAACAGTGGTGTTAGGTATCTCTGGTCCAACTTTAAAAAGCCAAAATGAGAAAGACACGTTAAGCATAGCTCCTCAACCTGTGGAGATAGATTATACACACATAGAAAGGTTAATAGAGAGAGCAATAATGCGTTCAAGAGAAGAGGGCTACGAGATAATTAGTGCTATACCGAGAAGGTTCGTTTTAGACGAGCAGGAAGGTATTATAGACCCAGTGGGACTTCTTGGTTCAAAGATTTCCGCAGAGGTGCATGTGGTAAAGATAGGAGCAAGTCTTTTAAGGAATACGGAAAAGGTGGTGGTAAATACAGGTATGGAAATAGTAGAGAGGTTTATATCTCCCCTTGCCAGTGCGGAAGCGGTGCTTAATTATGAAGAAAAGGAAGAAGGGGTGCTTATGATGGATATGGGTGCTGGGCTTACCAACTTTGTGGTCTTTTCTGAGGGTTCTATACTCATTACTGGATGTATTCCCATGGGTGGCATTAACATAACGAAGGATATTGCACATTTTATGAAGATAAACATAGAGCAGGCGGAAAAGATAAAGATAGAAAATGGTTATGCCTTAGCGGATGCGGTAAACGACACAGAGAGGATAAAGATAAAGCCCAGAGGTGAAGAAAAGGAAGTTACGGTAAGCAGAAAACAACTTGCTGAGGTTATACAAATAAGACTTGAGGAAATAATGGAAAGGGTAGTTGATTACCTCCATGCGCAAGGAGTAAACTTGAGTTCACTTTATGCAGGAGTGGTTATAACGGGTGGTTCTGCAAAGTTAGCAGGCATACGGGAATTTCTTGAAAGATACTTTGACCTTCCAGCGAGAATAGGTTATCCTACGGGCGTGGTAGGTCTGAAGGAAAAGATGCAAGACCCAGCTTATGCGACAGCGGTAGGGCTTGTTAAGTTAGTCCACAAGGAGCTCACTTTTGAAAAGAAAAGACTATTCCAAAAGGAAAAGGAGAAGATTACAGAGAACAGGTCTAAATTTTCAAGCTTTGTAGCGAAGCTCAAAGCCTTTCTTAGGGATATAATGTGA